Proteins encoded by one window of Pseudomonas sp. PSKL.D1:
- the mprF gene encoding bifunctional lysylphosphatidylglycerol flippase/synthetase MprF, whose product MTSHNPEPQAPLASALPAAAQRLPWLERLSRYRQPIGLGVTLLLFAMALIACRHLLSELDIYALHDAILSVPTQSLLGALLATAAGFVILLGYEWSASRYAGVKLPARTLVMGGFSAFAIGNAIGLSMLSGGSVRYRLYARQGLGAAEVARMTVFASLSLGCALPPLAALATLSNLPAASTALRLPPGMLAGIALAVLALTAVLVIGLYRRRQAEQPIADNVLVQVGRRTLRLPGARLAALQLLITALDVAAAATVLYLLLPEAPPFGAFVLVYLLALAAGVLSHVPGGVGVFEAILLAAFADQLGAAPLAAALLLYRLIYVVLPLLLACVLLLATEARRLLFAQQAIKAASGLAAPILAILVFLSGVVLLFSGATPEIDTRLEHMGFLVPHRLIDASHFGASLIGVLCLLLAQGLRRRLSAAWLLTTVLLLVGALLSLLKGFDWEEACLLTATAALLALFRRSFYRPSRLLELPFSPVYLVASACVVGASVWLLLFAYQDVPYTHKLWWQFTLDADAPRGLRAAMGSAVLLVIVALTWLLRTARPVIHLPDEEELQRANAILLASDQPDGGLALTGDKALLFHPNGNAFLMYARRGRSLVALYDPIGPAQERAEMIWQFRDLCDLHHARPVFYQVRAENLPFYMDIGLTALKLGEEARVDLRRFDLEAKGKEMKDLRYTWNRGGRDGLSLEIHEPGQAPLAELKEISDAWLGGKNVREKGFSLGRFSPEYLQHFRIALIRFQGRPVAFANLLETHSNELASLDLMRAHPEAPKLTMEFMMVGLIMHYKGHDYGRFSLGMVPLSGLQPRRGAPLTQRLGSMVFRRGEQLYNFQGLRRFKDKFQPDWEPRYMAVPAGLDPLVALADTAALIAGGLTGLVKR is encoded by the coding sequence ATGACCTCCCACAACCCAGAACCCCAGGCGCCGCTCGCCTCGGCCCTGCCAGCTGCCGCGCAACGTTTGCCCTGGCTTGAGCGCCTGAGCCGTTATCGCCAGCCGATCGGCCTTGGCGTGACGTTGCTGCTGTTCGCCATGGCGCTGATTGCCTGCCGGCACCTGCTAAGCGAACTGGACATCTACGCGCTGCACGATGCCATCCTCAGCGTGCCGACGCAGTCGCTGCTGGGCGCGTTGCTGGCCACAGCCGCAGGCTTTGTGATCCTGCTGGGCTATGAATGGTCAGCCAGCCGTTACGCCGGGGTAAAACTACCGGCACGTACCTTGGTGATGGGAGGCTTCAGCGCATTCGCCATTGGTAACGCGATTGGCCTTTCCATGCTTTCTGGCGGCTCGGTGCGCTATCGCCTGTACGCGCGCCAAGGCCTGGGGGCTGCAGAAGTGGCACGCATGACGGTATTTGCCAGCCTGTCCCTTGGCTGCGCACTGCCGCCGCTTGCTGCGCTGGCCACCCTGAGCAACCTGCCAGCAGCGTCCACCGCCCTGCGCCTGCCACCTGGCATGTTGGCTGGTATTGCCCTTGCCGTGCTCGCCCTCACCGCCGTGCTGGTGATTGGCTTGTACCGCCGCCGCCAGGCAGAACAGCCCATTGCCGACAACGTGCTTGTGCAGGTAGGGCGACGCACCTTGCGCCTGCCCGGCGCGCGCCTGGCCGCCCTGCAACTGCTGATTACCGCACTGGACGTGGCAGCCGCCGCCACCGTGCTCTACTTGCTGCTGCCAGAGGCCCCGCCCTTTGGTGCGTTCGTACTGGTTTACCTGCTGGCCCTGGCAGCCGGCGTACTCAGCCACGTACCGGGTGGCGTGGGTGTTTTCGAAGCGATCCTGCTGGCAGCCTTCGCCGACCAACTGGGCGCCGCCCCGCTGGCCGCTGCCCTGCTGTTGTACCGGCTGATCTACGTGGTGCTGCCGTTGCTGCTGGCGTGCGTGCTGCTGCTGGCCACCGAAGCCCGTCGCTTGCTGTTTGCGCAACAAGCCATCAAGGCTGCTTCCGGGCTGGCGGCGCCAATTCTGGCCATTCTGGTGTTCCTCTCGGGTGTGGTGCTGCTGTTTTCCGGCGCTACCCCGGAAATCGACACCCGCCTGGAGCACATGGGCTTTCTGGTGCCGCACCGCCTGATTGATGCCTCGCACTTCGGCGCCAGCCTGATCGGTGTATTGTGCCTGCTGCTGGCCCAAGGCTTGCGCCGCCGGTTGTCCGCTGCCTGGTTGCTGACCACGGTACTGCTACTGGTGGGCGCCCTGCTGTCACTGCTCAAAGGCTTCGACTGGGAAGAGGCGTGCCTGCTCACGGCCACTGCTGCGTTGCTGGCACTGTTCCGCCGTTCGTTCTACCGCCCAAGCCGCTTGCTGGAACTGCCCTTCTCCCCCGTGTACCTGGTCGCCAGTGCCTGTGTGGTCGGCGCCTCGGTATGGCTGTTGCTGTTTGCTTACCAGGACGTGCCGTACACCCACAAACTCTGGTGGCAATTCACCCTCGACGCCGACGCACCTCGCGGCTTGCGGGCCGCCATGGGTAGCGCCGTGCTGCTGGTAATTGTTGCCTTGACGTGGCTGCTGCGCACGGCCCGCCCGGTCATCCACCTGCCCGATGAAGAGGAGCTGCAACGTGCCAATGCCATCCTGCTGGCGTCCGACCAGCCCGATGGCGGCCTGGCCCTGACCGGTGACAAGGCGCTGCTGTTCCACCCCAATGGCAACGCTTTCCTCATGTACGCCCGTCGCGGCCGCAGCCTGGTGGCGCTGTACGACCCGATCGGCCCGGCCCAGGAACGCGCCGAAATGATCTGGCAGTTCCGCGACCTGTGCGATCTGCATCACGCTCGCCCGGTGTTCTACCAGGTGCGCGCCGAGAACCTGCCCTTCTACATGGACATCGGCCTGACCGCCCTGAAGCTCGGCGAAGAAGCACGCGTCGACCTGCGCCGCTTCGACCTCGAAGCCAAGGGCAAGGAGATGAAAGACCTGCGCTACACCTGGAACCGTGGTGGCCGCGATGGCCTGAGCCTGGAAATTCACGAACCCGGCCAGGCACCGTTGGCCGAACTCAAGGAAATTTCCGACGCCTGGCTCGGCGGCAAGAACGTGCGTGAAAAAGGCTTCTCGCTGGGGCGCTTCAGCCCCGAGTACCTGCAGCACTTCCGCATTGCGCTGATCCGCTTCCAGGGCCGGCCGGTAGCCTTTGCCAACTTGCTGGAAACCCACAGCAACGAGCTGGCCAGCCTTGACCTGATGCGCGCCCACCCCGAGGCGCCGAAACTGACCATGGAATTCATGATGGTCGGCCTGATCATGCACTACAAAGGCCATGACTACGGCCGCTTCAGCCTGGGCATGGTCCCACTTTCCGGCCTGCAGCCGCGGCGCGGCGCACCGTTGACCCAACGCCTGGGTTCGATGGTGTTCCGCCGCGGCGAGCAGCTTTACAACTTCCAGGGCCTGCGGCGCTTCAAAGACAAGTTCCAGCCGGACTGGGAACCCCGTTACATGGCCGTACCCGCCGGGCTGGACCCGCTGGTTGCACTGGCTGATACCGCCGCCCTGATCGCTGGCGGCCTGACTGGATTGGTGAAACGCTGA
- a CDS encoding virulence factor family protein: protein MIRRYWLYVLLPLLLAALAGALAFWLWARPAPEARVEQLTLNDLNITRVTPGVHAKARVAIGVPQDQALTDKQLLDLSQAGEAQLVQVILPPTDCTKQQQAMDQALTQLSEKPTLVAGIGPGAAQAWRWLASQNDDKARAISVDFSLEQPGCSAALPKSAAHGHWNVAWNDNPDDASAAFVRDQANAETSISDYDIHLPQVLKAQLTQALVGRDGNALAIPVVEVPAGQSTDTVTLFLSGDGGWRDLDRDVAGEMAKLGFPVVGIDTLRYYWQHKTPEQSAADLSELMQHYRQKWGTKRFVLTGYSFGADVLPAIYNRLPAEDQQRIDAVMLLAFARSGSFEIEVEGWLGKEGQEAPTGPEMAKLPASKVVCIYGVEETDESGCTDKTAVGERLKLPGGHHFDENYPALAKRLIGEIETRQGKASVAEQN, encoded by the coding sequence ATGATCCGACGCTATTGGCTGTACGTATTGTTACCCCTGCTGCTGGCCGCGCTGGCCGGCGCCCTGGCCTTCTGGCTGTGGGCCCGCCCGGCACCAGAGGCTCGCGTAGAGCAACTCACCCTCAATGACCTCAACATCACCCGGGTCACGCCCGGCGTGCATGCCAAAGCCCGGGTCGCCATCGGCGTGCCGCAGGACCAGGCGCTGACCGACAAGCAGCTGCTGGACCTGAGCCAGGCAGGTGAAGCCCAGCTGGTACAGGTCATCCTGCCGCCAACCGATTGCACCAAACAGCAGCAGGCGATGGACCAGGCGCTGACCCAACTGTCGGAAAAGCCCACTCTGGTTGCCGGCATCGGCCCCGGCGCGGCCCAAGCCTGGCGCTGGCTGGCCAGCCAGAACGATGACAAGGCCCGGGCCATTTCCGTGGACTTCAGCCTCGAGCAGCCCGGCTGCTCCGCCGCCCTGCCAAAGTCCGCCGCCCACGGCCACTGGAACGTGGCCTGGAACGACAACCCGGACGACGCCAGCGCCGCCTTCGTGCGTGACCAGGCCAACGCCGAAACCAGCATCAGCGACTATGACATTCACCTGCCGCAAGTGCTCAAGGCACAATTGACCCAGGCCCTGGTTGGCCGGGACGGCAACGCACTGGCCATCCCGGTGGTTGAAGTGCCAGCTGGCCAGTCCACCGACACCGTTACCCTGTTCCTCTCTGGCGATGGCGGCTGGCGCGACCTGGACCGCGACGTGGCCGGCGAAATGGCCAAGCTCGGTTTCCCGGTGGTGGGCATCGATACCCTGCGCTACTACTGGCAGCACAAAACGCCGGAGCAAAGTGCCGCAGACTTGTCGGAACTGATGCAGCACTACCGTCAGAAATGGGGCACCAAGCGCTTTGTGTTGACCGGCTACTCGTTCGGCGCCGACGTACTGCCAGCGATCTACAACCGCCTGCCCGCCGAAGACCAGCAACGCATCGATGCCGTGATGCTGCTGGCCTTCGCCCGCAGTGGCAGCTTCGAGATCGAGGTGGAGGGCTGGCTGGGCAAGGAAGGCCAGGAAGCCCCCACCGGGCCGGAAATGGCCAAGCTGCCGGCTTCCAAAGTGGTGTGCATTTATGGGGTGGAAGAAACCGACGAGAGCGGTTGTACCGACAAGACTGCGGTGGGTGAACGCCTGAAACTACCGGGTGGCCACCACTTTGATGAGAACTACCCGGCGCTGGCCAAGCGGTTGATTGGCGAGATCGAAACGCGTCAGGGCAAGGCCAGCGTGGCGGAGCAGAACTGA